ACAAGGTGGCCGCGTTCGCGGGGCATCTGCGTGACCGCGGCATCAGCCAGGGCGACCGAGTCCTGCTCATCGCCCCCTCCGTTCCGGAGTTCGCCGTCGCCTACTACGCCGCGCAGGCCGTCGGGGCGATTGCGGTGACTCTCAACACGATGTCCACTCCCGCAGAGATCGAATACGTGGCGACGGACTCGGGCGCTCGGCACATCGTCGCGTGGCACGCGAGCGCCGTGGCTGGCGAACGCGTCGCGAGCAAGTTGACGATGGACCTCGTCATCCTCGATGCCGGCGCCGGCGCCGCCACGCGGGCTCCGCTCGACGAGCCGGTCGAGCGCGCTGACGACGACACGGCCATCCTGCTGTACACCTCCGGCACGACCGGCCGCCCCAAGGGGGTGCAGCTGACGGTGGCGAACCTCTTCGCTGTGGCGAGCGCGTTCATCACGCAGCTGAACTTCGCATCGACGGAGAAGTTCGGCACCGCGCTCCCCCTGTTCCACGTCTTCGGTCAGTGCGTGTGCATGAACACCGTCATGCTGGCCGGCGGGTCGTTCTCGGTGCTCTCTCCCTTCGAACCACGCGCGATGTTGGCGATGATCCGCGACCACGAGATCAACGTCGTCGCGGGTGTGCCGACGATGTGGAACTACCTCGTCCACGTCGAGGGCGACTTCGGGCCGAAGGACTGCCCCGACCTGCGCCTCGCGGCCTCCGGCGGTGCGAGTCTGCCGGTCGAGGTCATCGCCGCCTTCGAGCGTCGCTTCGCCTGCACCATCCTCGAGGGGTACGGCCTGACGGAGACGACGGGCGCCGCGAGCTACCACCGCG
This region of Dermacoccus nishinomiyaensis genomic DNA includes:
- a CDS encoding AMP-binding protein, coding for MPNMADPIWKHATSAPERPALRSPSTTWNYATLRDKVAAFAGHLRDRGISQGDRVLLIAPSVPEFAVAYYAAQAVGAIAVTLNTMSTPAEIEYVATDSGARHIVAWHASAVAGERVASKLTMDLVILDAGAGAATRAPLDEPVERADDDTAILLYTSGTTGRPKGVQLTVANLFAVASAFITQLNFASTEKFGTALPLFHVFGQCVCMNTVMLAGGSFSVLSPFEPRAMLAMIRDHEINVVAGVPTMWNYLVHVEGDFGPKDCPDLRLAASGGASLPVEVIAAFERRFACTILEGYGLTETTGAASYHRDGIEQRAGTVGVALPDTEIVIESLDGGRAPVGEVGQVLVKGPTVMKGYWNNEAATAADLSDGWLRTGDLGRLDGEGYLAIVDRAKDLIIRGGYNVYPREVEEVLYSHPDVVEAAVIGVPDERYGEEVAAVAVLAPGRELSADELRAWLKEQLSAYKVPHLIRFDDALPKGATGKILKRAIEWTTDEGATP